One Rossellomorea aquimaris DNA window includes the following coding sequences:
- a CDS encoding Gfo/Idh/MocA family oxidoreductase produces the protein MSKLKIGVIGCGSIAQHRHLPEYANNENVEVVAVCDIVEERAWKMADAVGGKAYTNHKELLANAEVEAVSVCTPNYLHAPISIDALNAGKHVLCEKPMATSSEEAQSMIDAAAKNGKKLMIAHNQRFVPSHQKAKQLIESGEVGKIYSFRSAFGHGGPEGWSADGKDSWFFKKDEAFIGAMGDLGVHKTDLLRYILGEEFAEVGAFVETSAKENADVDDTAVCVLKTESGTIGTLAASWSYVSKEDNSTIIYGEKAILRLEDDPVSSLIVQYVTGEVVKYELGGIQTNDEGGQTNSHVIDQFVHSILHNAEPPVPGEEGKKSLEVVLSALESSESKRIIKL, from the coding sequence ATGAGTAAATTAAAAATCGGGGTTATCGGGTGTGGAAGCATCGCACAGCATCGTCATCTGCCGGAATATGCAAACAATGAAAACGTAGAAGTGGTAGCGGTGTGTGACATCGTGGAAGAACGGGCATGGAAGATGGCCGATGCAGTCGGAGGGAAAGCGTATACCAATCATAAAGAACTACTGGCAAACGCTGAAGTGGAAGCTGTGAGTGTGTGTACACCGAACTACCTGCATGCACCGATCTCCATCGATGCTCTAAACGCCGGAAAACATGTATTATGTGAAAAGCCTATGGCCACTTCAAGTGAAGAAGCTCAAAGCATGATTGATGCCGCTGCTAAAAACGGTAAAAAATTGATGATCGCTCATAACCAGCGTTTTGTCCCTTCTCATCAAAAAGCGAAGCAGCTGATTGAAAGTGGTGAAGTAGGTAAAATCTACAGCTTCCGTTCTGCATTTGGTCACGGTGGACCTGAAGGCTGGAGTGCTGATGGCAAGGACAGCTGGTTCTTCAAAAAAGACGAAGCGTTCATCGGTGCCATGGGGGACCTTGGTGTTCATAAAACCGATCTTCTTCGTTACATCTTAGGGGAAGAATTTGCCGAAGTCGGTGCCTTCGTTGAAACCAGTGCAAAGGAAAATGCAGATGTGGATGATACGGCTGTTTGTGTATTGAAAACTGAAAGCGGTACAATCGGTACCCTTGCAGCAAGCTGGTCTTATGTTTCTAAAGAAGACAACTCTACGATCATTTATGGAGAGAAAGCAATTCTCCGCTTAGAGGATGATCCAGTCAGCTCCCTAATTGTTCAATATGTAACCGGGGAAGTAGTGAAGTATGAGCTTGGCGGCATTCAAACAAATGACGAGGGCGGTCAGACGAACTCCCATGTGATCGATCAATTTGTTCACAGTATCCTTCATAATGCAGAGCCCCCTGTACCGGGTGAAGAAGGAAAGAAATCTCTTGAGGTTGTTTTGTCTGCTCTAGAATCAAGTGAATCAAAACGAATCATAAAGCTATAG
- a CDS encoding Gfo/Idh/MocA family oxidoreductase yields the protein MTKLRMGVIGVGGIAQTRHIPTFIKLSDSVSIEAISDINPVTAQTVAETFNIPNVFSDYRDMFGHVDAVTICTPNKFHAEITIAALKAGLHVFCEKPMAMTPEECEMMIEAAEQSGKVLAIAYHYRFMKDSRAAKRVIMEDGIGEPMVARARAIRRRKVPGWGVFTNKELQGGGSLIDYGCHFLDLSLWLLGNPAPVEVTGTTYNKLSRMPDQVNQWGDFDKEKFEVDDHVTAYIKFDNGASMLFETSWSANVKSDEESMSISGETGGIDLFPFQMNQMKHGMLLNSEADWVPGEDDPSLPQARNFINSCLGLEELVVKPQEAMQVSQIIDAIYKGSETGQSIRLK from the coding sequence ATGACCAAACTTCGGATGGGAGTGATCGGTGTTGGGGGAATTGCCCAAACGCGTCACATCCCTACTTTTATAAAACTATCAGATTCTGTATCCATTGAAGCGATCAGTGATATCAATCCTGTCACTGCTCAAACCGTGGCAGAAACCTTTAACATTCCGAACGTGTTCAGTGATTATCGGGACATGTTCGGGCATGTGGATGCTGTGACGATCTGTACTCCGAATAAATTTCATGCGGAAATTACGATTGCCGCGCTCAAAGCGGGTCTCCATGTGTTTTGTGAGAAACCGATGGCCATGACTCCTGAAGAATGTGAAATGATGATAGAAGCTGCGGAACAGTCAGGGAAGGTTTTGGCTATCGCTTATCATTATCGTTTTATGAAGGACTCGCGTGCTGCGAAGCGAGTGATCATGGAAGATGGAATCGGCGAACCAATGGTCGCAAGGGCAAGAGCGATCCGCCGGCGCAAAGTTCCTGGCTGGGGAGTGTTTACCAACAAGGAGCTGCAAGGCGGTGGCAGTCTGATCGACTACGGATGTCACTTTCTGGATCTATCCCTATGGCTCCTTGGGAACCCGGCACCTGTTGAAGTAACAGGGACGACCTATAATAAGCTTAGTAGAATGCCAGATCAAGTGAATCAGTGGGGAGACTTTGATAAAGAGAAATTTGAAGTCGACGACCATGTTACGGCTTATATCAAGTTCGATAACGGTGCATCCATGCTCTTCGAAACGTCTTGGTCCGCAAACGTCAAGAGTGATGAAGAAAGCATGAGCATCTCAGGGGAAACGGGGGGAATCGATCTATTCCCGTTCCAAATGAATCAAATGAAGCACGGCATGCTTCTGAATAGTGAAGCGGATTGGGTTCCCGGTGAAGATGATCCGAGTCTTCCACAAGCCCGGAACTTTATCAACAGCTGTCTCGGTTTAGAGGAGCTGGTTGTGAAGCCCCAGGAAGCTATGCAAGTATCTCAAATTATTGATGCCATCTACAAAGGCAGTGAAACCGGACAAAGCATCCGATTGAAATAG
- a CDS encoding sugar phosphate isomerase/epimerase produces MKLGVFTVLFSQKNLDEMLDYVKESGLHAVEIGTGGYPGNAHCDLDALLESEGKRNEYLEKVTSRGLEISAFSCHGNPISPDAAFAEESHVALQKTIKLASLLNVPVVNCFSGTAGDHEGAKHPNWPVSPWPNEYGDILKWQWEEKLIPYWKEIGKLAKDHNVKIGLELHGGFLVHTPYTLLKLREETCDAIGANLDPSHLWWQGIDPVAAIKILGKENAIHHFHAKDTYIDQDNVNMYGLTDMQPYGNIQTRAWSFRSVGCGHSLQEWSDMMSALRTFGYDYVVSIEHEDPIMSIEEGFGRAVKNLKSILIEEQPSDMWWV; encoded by the coding sequence ATGAAACTAGGCGTATTTACTGTATTATTTTCACAAAAAAATCTTGATGAAATGCTTGATTATGTAAAAGAATCCGGACTTCACGCAGTCGAAATCGGCACGGGAGGATATCCTGGAAATGCTCACTGTGACCTGGACGCCCTATTAGAAAGCGAAGGAAAGAGAAACGAATACTTAGAGAAAGTAACATCAAGAGGCTTGGAAATCAGTGCCTTCAGCTGTCACGGAAATCCGATCTCGCCAGATGCAGCCTTTGCGGAAGAATCCCATGTGGCACTTCAGAAAACGATAAAGCTCGCAAGCTTGCTGAATGTACCGGTTGTTAACTGTTTTTCCGGGACAGCAGGCGACCATGAAGGGGCAAAGCATCCGAACTGGCCCGTATCCCCTTGGCCGAATGAATATGGGGACATTCTCAAATGGCAATGGGAAGAAAAGTTGATTCCATATTGGAAAGAAATAGGGAAGCTTGCAAAGGATCATAACGTAAAAATCGGTCTAGAGCTGCACGGAGGTTTCCTTGTTCATACTCCGTATACGTTATTGAAGCTTCGTGAAGAAACATGTGACGCGATCGGTGCAAACCTTGATCCCAGTCACTTGTGGTGGCAAGGAATCGATCCGGTTGCCGCGATTAAAATCCTGGGTAAGGAAAATGCGATTCACCATTTCCATGCGAAAGATACGTATATCGACCAAGACAACGTCAACATGTACGGGCTGACGGATATGCAGCCATACGGAAACATCCAAACAAGAGCGTGGTCCTTCCGTTCAGTAGGCTGTGGACATTCCTTACAGGAGTGGTCCGATATGATGAGTGCCCTGCGCACATTCGGATATGATTATGTTGTGAGCATCGAGCACGAGGATCCGATCATGTCGATTGAAGAAGGCTTCGGGCGTGCCGTGAAGAATCTGAAGTCGATTTTGATTGAAGAGCAGCCATCGGATATGTGGTGGGTGTAG
- a CDS encoding phenylalanine--tRNA ligase beta subunit-related protein, translating into MEITIDSSITSKIPGFKVGFIQYHHIEVGASPQMLKGRLQLFQESIFFDLHDKNVTEIEGIAAWRDIFKKTGKDPNRYRHSAEALFRRVKKQNYLSTINSSIDLNNFFSLQYEVPIGIYDRAKLKGDKIEIIVGETGQTYTGLNARENSLENLIVACDGDGPFGSPFVDSDRAPVGEDTKNAVQIIFLKPSLSIEESGKLTKSLMDMFIGIHGGEGSFEVVGG; encoded by the coding sequence GTGGAAATCACGATTGATTCATCCATAACGTCCAAGATCCCCGGTTTTAAAGTGGGATTTATACAATACCATCATATCGAAGTCGGCGCTTCTCCTCAAATGCTGAAAGGCAGACTTCAGCTGTTCCAGGAATCCATCTTCTTCGATCTTCACGATAAAAATGTGACGGAAATAGAAGGAATTGCCGCGTGGCGGGACATCTTCAAGAAAACAGGAAAGGACCCGAATCGCTATCGTCATTCAGCCGAAGCCCTTTTTCGCCGGGTAAAAAAACAGAATTATTTGAGCACGATTAACTCAAGTATAGATCTTAACAACTTCTTCTCACTTCAATACGAAGTGCCCATCGGCATTTACGACAGGGCTAAACTTAAAGGAGATAAAATAGAGATAATAGTGGGGGAAACAGGACAAACCTACACAGGGCTCAACGCCCGTGAAAACTCCCTGGAAAATCTGATCGTCGCCTGTGACGGGGACGGACCTTTCGGAAGTCCATTCGTTGACTCAGACCGTGCACCCGTCGGCGAAGATACCAAAAATGCCGTTCAAATCATCTTCCTTAAGCCTTCCCTTTCTATAGAAGAAAGCGGGAAACTCACGAAGTCGTTAATGGATATGTTCATCGGAATCCATGGTGGAGAAGGATCGTTTGAAGTGGTGGGTGGATAG
- the queG gene encoding tRNA epoxyqueuosine(34) reductase QueG has translation MDMDQLKQDIIDYSKEIGIDKIGFTTAGAFSEMKNRLIRQEMLGYQSGFEEKDIEKRVDPSLIFESPKSIIAIALAYPSKMKSAPQSKRGERRGIFCRASWGTDYHHVLRDRLSKLEEYIVSRVPQARFKSMVDTGELVDRAVAERAGIGWSGKNCSIITPEFGSYVYLGEMVTNLPFAPDSPMEDQCGTCNKCVDVCPTGALIEGGQLDAQKCIAFLTQTKGFLADEYRVKLGNRLYGCDTCQTVCPENKGMDFHFHEEMEPDPEIAKPLLKPLLSISNREFKEKYGHVSGSWRGKKPIQRNAIIALAHYKDTTAIDDLIDVMKKDVRPVIRGTSAWALGKIGGEEAEVALLAQQSVETDEEVLNEIQKGLNLITK, from the coding sequence ATGGATATGGATCAGTTGAAACAGGATATCATCGATTATAGTAAGGAAATCGGGATAGATAAAATCGGCTTTACGACTGCAGGTGCGTTTTCGGAAATGAAGAACCGGCTTATCCGTCAGGAAATGCTTGGGTATCAATCCGGTTTTGAAGAAAAGGATATTGAGAAGCGGGTCGATCCTTCATTAATCTTCGAGAGTCCAAAATCAATCATTGCCATTGCCCTTGCCTATCCTTCAAAGATGAAGAGTGCTCCACAAAGCAAACGGGGAGAAAGACGGGGGATCTTCTGCCGGGCATCATGGGGGACGGATTATCACCATGTGCTCCGGGATCGTCTTTCCAAGCTGGAAGAATATATCGTATCACGAGTTCCACAGGCACGTTTTAAATCCATGGTTGATACAGGTGAACTTGTGGATCGTGCGGTGGCAGAGCGGGCAGGTATTGGCTGGAGCGGAAAGAACTGCTCGATTATCACGCCTGAATTCGGATCCTATGTGTATCTCGGGGAAATGGTGACTAACCTGCCGTTTGCCCCCGATTCACCGATGGAGGACCAATGTGGCACATGCAATAAATGCGTGGATGTCTGTCCAACGGGAGCTCTTATCGAAGGCGGTCAGCTTGATGCCCAGAAATGCATTGCCTTTTTGACGCAGACAAAGGGCTTTCTTGCGGATGAGTACCGGGTAAAGCTTGGGAACCGTCTTTATGGATGTGACACTTGCCAAACGGTATGTCCTGAAAATAAAGGGATGGACTTTCACTTTCACGAAGAGATGGAGCCGGATCCGGAAATCGCAAAGCCGCTGTTAAAGCCGCTTTTATCGATCAGTAACCGTGAATTTAAAGAAAAATACGGTCATGTATCCGGTTCATGGAGGGGGAAGAAGCCGATTCAGCGAAACGCGATCATCGCACTCGCCCATTATAAGGATACAACAGCCATTGACGATCTGATTGATGTGATGAAAAAAGATGTGCGTCCTGTCATCCGCGGTACGTCTGCCTGGGCACTGGGCAAAATCGGCGGGGAAGAAGCAGAAGTTGCATTACTCGCGCAGCAATCGGTTGAAACGGATGAGGAAGTACTAAACGAAATTCAAAAAGGCCTTAACCTTATAACCAAATAA
- a CDS encoding amidase domain-containing protein has translation MIRKLLMEKVQHVIDEYTSRSQSDYHSDKVKRKKESCLQRNAEIVKVDAAGKIQSMTPQRNETQNILYDVHYKYLIKQGDLLYLEEEVENRHASFYMDKIYEDGEIPIHYEENVVHEGSSTFDGKEARAAYQYDRLSAVQYAERWWNSYNPAYKKFENDCTNYISQCLHAGDAPMRGYPAKGKGWWMRNQNWSYSWTVANSMRWYIPNSTVGLRGRQVSDAKELKLGDVICYDFEGDGRFDHTTIVTGKDAAGEPLVNAHTFNSRMRYWKYEDSTAYTPNIKYRFFTIVDDA, from the coding sequence ATGATCAGAAAGCTGTTAATGGAAAAGGTCCAACATGTGATTGATGAATATACATCTCGTAGTCAGTCAGACTATCACAGTGACAAAGTGAAAAGAAAAAAGGAATCTTGTCTTCAGCGGAATGCGGAAATTGTAAAGGTGGATGCAGCAGGGAAAATCCAAAGCATGACACCTCAGCGAAATGAAACACAAAACATTTTATATGATGTTCACTATAAATATCTTATTAAGCAAGGTGATCTTCTTTATCTAGAAGAAGAAGTAGAGAATAGACATGCATCCTTTTATATGGATAAGATCTATGAAGACGGCGAGATTCCAATTCACTATGAAGAGAATGTCGTTCATGAAGGGAGTTCCACCTTCGACGGGAAAGAGGCTAGAGCGGCGTATCAATATGATCGGCTGAGTGCGGTGCAATATGCTGAGCGATGGTGGAACAGCTATAATCCTGCATATAAGAAGTTTGAGAATGATTGTACGAACTATATTTCACAGTGTCTCCATGCCGGGGATGCTCCCATGCGGGGATATCCGGCGAAGGGGAAGGGCTGGTGGATGAGAAATCAGAACTGGAGCTATAGCTGGACGGTGGCGAATTCCATGAGGTGGTATATCCCTAATTCGACGGTCGGGTTAAGGGGAAGACAGGTGAGTGACGCTAAAGAGTTAAAGCTGGGAGATGTCATTTGCTATGACTTCGAAGGGGATGGGCGGTTTGACCATACTACGATCGTGACGGGTAAAGATGCTGCAGGAGAGCCTCTTGTGAATGCCCATACGTTCAACAGCAGAATGCGATATTGGAAGTATGAGGACTCGACTGCTTATACACCTAATATCAAATATAGATTTTTTACAATTGTAGATGACGCCTAA
- the trmL gene encoding tRNA (uridine(34)/cytosine(34)/5-carboxymethylaminomethyluridine(34)-2'-O)-methyltransferase TrmL, translated as MGVHVVLYQPEIPANTGNIARTCAATDTTLHLIRPLGFSTDDKMLKRAGLDYWQFVNIVYYDSIEEFFEKNDGGEFFYLTKYGKIPHTNFDYSVEEKDYFFIFGRETSGLPDEIIQNNLDRALRIPMNDNVRSLNLSNTAAILIYEALRQRNYPGLL; from the coding sequence ATGGGAGTACATGTTGTATTATATCAACCAGAAATCCCTGCTAATACAGGGAATATTGCGAGAACGTGTGCAGCAACGGATACAACTCTGCACTTGATTCGTCCACTCGGGTTCTCTACAGATGATAAAATGTTAAAGCGGGCCGGCCTTGATTATTGGCAGTTTGTAAACATTGTATACTATGATTCAATTGAAGAGTTCTTCGAGAAAAATGACGGCGGAGAATTTTTCTACTTAACAAAATACGGAAAGATCCCTCACACTAACTTTGATTACAGTGTGGAAGAGAAGGATTACTTCTTCATTTTTGGAAGGGAAACATCCGGACTGCCGGATGAAATCATCCAAAATAACTTGGACCGTGCCCTGCGCATTCCGATGAACGATAACGTCCGTTCATTGAACCTTTCAAATACAGCGGCGATTCTGATCTATGAAGCATTAAGACAAAGAAATTATCCGGGTCTGTTATAA
- the nfsA gene encoding oxygen-insensitive NADPH nitroreductase: protein MNETIETILKHRSIRQFKNEPLTEEQIRTIVSSAQAASTSSYIQAYTIIGVKDPAKKKKLAELAGPQSYVEKNGHFFVFCADLYRHEKIGEWENADVIPSLESTEKFMVALIDASLAAQNASIAAESMGLGICYIGGIRNDLESVSELLELPDRVIPLFGLAVGSPEGSSDVKPRLPMEAIYHEDSYQCDEGSMKEELDRYDETISSYYHARTAGKRSDRWTEQMAKMLSGKKRMYMKEFVEKKGFNKR from the coding sequence ATGAACGAAACCATTGAAACGATTCTTAAGCATCGATCCATTCGTCAGTTCAAGAATGAGCCATTAACAGAGGAGCAAATCCGCACAATTGTCTCGAGTGCCCAGGCTGCGAGTACGTCGAGTTATATTCAAGCATATACAATCATCGGAGTGAAGGATCCTGCTAAAAAGAAGAAGTTGGCGGAGCTTGCCGGTCCACAATCATATGTAGAGAAAAACGGTCATTTCTTTGTATTCTGTGCCGATTTGTACCGCCACGAGAAAATAGGAGAATGGGAAAATGCAGATGTCATTCCTTCACTCGAAAGCACGGAGAAATTCATGGTGGCTTTAATTGACGCTTCACTAGCGGCTCAAAATGCGTCCATTGCCGCAGAATCGATGGGATTGGGAATTTGCTATATTGGAGGAATCCGAAATGATCTGGAATCAGTGAGTGAACTGCTGGAGCTTCCTGATCGGGTCATTCCCTTATTCGGGCTGGCTGTCGGTTCACCTGAAGGAAGTTCTGATGTTAAGCCGAGGTTGCCAATGGAAGCCATTTATCATGAGGATTCATACCAATGTGATGAAGGGTCCATGAAAGAGGAACTTGATCGTTATGACGAAACCATCTCTTCCTATTATCATGCACGAACGGCCGGCAAGCGATCGGATCGCTGGACCGAGCAAATGGCCAAGATGCTGTCCGGTAAGAAGCGCATGTATATGAAGGAATTTGTGGAGAAGAAAGGATTCAATAAAAGGTAG
- a CDS encoding LysR family transcriptional regulator, producing MITILDLKQLRYFMTIVEERTILAAAKRLHMSQPPLSQQLSTMERDLGVSLFYRRGRKLVITEAGKALYQHAYQMIKLLEAAEAEVKEIGSGEKGKLRIGVNTLSNIDLPHILTKYEKSFPNITYNIHQNESSQLIHLLELREIDAALIRLPFSADNIAKVILQDEPFYYITNVPTSSHDKITLEDIVHQPLILPSTQSLGLYEIIVQSFTSIGLTPYIKAECSDTVLLANLVEQGFASSIVPHSALQVFKHKDVQLVEIENMNNASYGIVWKKDFYLPKTTREFIRLVTEHFNVEFPDMD from the coding sequence GTGATTACCATTCTGGACCTTAAACAACTGCGGTACTTCATGACGATTGTGGAAGAAAGAACAATACTTGCTGCTGCAAAGCGACTACATATGTCTCAGCCACCCTTAAGTCAGCAGCTGAGCACGATGGAAAGGGATCTCGGAGTGAGCTTGTTTTACCGGAGAGGAAGAAAACTGGTGATTACTGAGGCTGGTAAAGCCCTTTATCAGCATGCTTATCAGATGATCAAGCTGCTGGAGGCTGCAGAAGCAGAAGTAAAAGAAATTGGTTCAGGAGAAAAAGGCAAGCTCAGAATTGGTGTAAATACATTATCTAATATTGATTTGCCACATATTTTAACAAAGTATGAAAAGAGCTTCCCGAACATCACCTATAACATTCATCAAAACGAATCCTCACAGCTCATTCATCTCTTAGAATTACGTGAGATTGATGCTGCTCTGATCCGACTGCCTTTTTCAGCAGACAATATAGCGAAGGTGATCCTTCAAGATGAGCCATTTTACTACATTACAAATGTTCCGACTTCAAGTCATGACAAGATTACATTAGAAGATATTGTTCACCAGCCATTAATCCTTCCCAGTACACAAAGTTTGGGATTGTACGAAATAATTGTTCAGTCATTTACTTCAATAGGGTTGACTCCATATATAAAGGCAGAATGTTCGGATACCGTCCTCCTTGCCAATCTTGTAGAACAAGGATTCGCTTCCTCCATCGTTCCCCATAGTGCTCTGCAAGTATTTAAGCATAAAGATGTCCAACTGGTGGAAATCGAGAATATGAACAACGCAAGCTACGGCATCGTATGGAAAAAAGACTTCTATTTGCCTAAAACAACAAGGGAGTTTATCCGGTTAGTCACAGAGCATTTTAATGTCGAGTTTCCGGACATGGATTAG
- a CDS encoding ankyrin repeat domain-containing protein: MKKMLIAIFISSLAGCSFNAQEEEKEVIFTYIKEGYIEEVETLIDEGADINQRDALGRTPVMLATYQNNPDMVRLLIDKGADIHLKDELKNNPFLYAGAEGMNDILLLTIEAGADPALVNRYGGTALIPAAEKGHGETVKLLLDKTNVDINHINDLGWTALMEAIVLSDGGEVHQEIIATLIEYGADVTIPDREGKSPIEHARERGFVEIEKMLLKAGAVKVS; the protein is encoded by the coding sequence ATGAAGAAAATGCTCATTGCTATCTTTATCAGTTCTCTAGCGGGATGTTCGTTTAATGCTCAAGAGGAGGAAAAAGAAGTGATTTTCACCTATATAAAAGAAGGATATATCGAAGAGGTAGAAACGTTAATTGATGAAGGAGCCGATATTAATCAACGGGATGCCCTCGGTAGAACGCCTGTAATGCTTGCGACGTATCAAAATAATCCGGATATGGTTCGTTTGCTTATTGATAAGGGAGCCGATATTCATTTGAAGGATGAGTTAAAAAACAATCCTTTCCTGTACGCTGGTGCAGAAGGAATGAATGACATTCTTCTTCTCACGATCGAAGCAGGGGCAGATCCTGCATTAGTGAATCGATATGGTGGAACCGCTCTCATTCCAGCTGCGGAAAAAGGCCACGGTGAGACCGTCAAACTTCTACTGGATAAAACAAACGTCGATATCAATCATATAAATGATCTTGGCTGGACGGCATTGATGGAAGCCATTGTATTGAGTGATGGTGGAGAGGTGCATCAAGAGATTATTGCCACATTAATCGAGTATGGTGCCGATGTAACGATTCCTGATCGGGAAGGGAAATCACCAATTGAGCATGCCAGGGAAAGAGGCTTTGTTGAAATTGAGAAGATGCTGCTTAAAGCCGGAGCGGTTAAAGTATCATGA
- a CDS encoding purine/pyrimidine permease, translating to MNCKGQNVGIALQSFQWLMFLIGTSIALPIVIGSVFGLSETEISGLMQRTLFLVAIGSILQKVIGHSLPVIEGPAGSWVSVFVILAAFSKQNGLSVEESLSLGMGSLALAGCILILMGLVKNKSFYQRVFPPLVSGVFLFLLAIQLSGIFFKGMIVQEEGNVDWKLTMLAIFIFVFIVILSIKAKGWGRQFSLLIGIIVGWGVFAMFGGATNPVGQRNLKSVAVPELFSWGPPAINGSIILATILFSFTLILNNIAAIDSMYDVYDGEKINKQDSIRRGFVVGGINHWLSSIFSALAIVPLPVTSGFVQTTKQRSGLPFLIAAGSLLLISFMPPVVHAVSTLPVAVASAALLSTIVNMFIISVKKITSIELKQRELSIIGISLLGGTSLFFQSPDLFKDLPSSLQIVMSNGLIVGTVVVFALNLIWRNN from the coding sequence ATGAATTGCAAAGGGCAGAACGTAGGAATCGCCTTACAAAGCTTTCAATGGCTCATGTTTTTGATCGGAACGTCGATTGCTCTTCCGATTGTAATTGGTAGTGTGTTTGGATTAAGTGAGACCGAGATATCAGGGTTAATGCAAAGAACGCTTTTCCTGGTTGCAATCGGCTCCATTCTTCAGAAAGTAATTGGACATTCCCTTCCGGTTATTGAAGGACCGGCTGGATCCTGGGTAAGTGTGTTTGTTATTTTGGCAGCATTTTCTAAGCAAAATGGTCTGTCGGTTGAAGAATCACTATCACTTGGTATGGGCTCACTTGCTTTAGCAGGATGTATACTGATCCTCATGGGATTAGTGAAAAATAAATCATTTTACCAAAGAGTATTTCCACCATTGGTTTCAGGTGTTTTTTTGTTTCTTCTAGCGATTCAGCTTAGTGGCATCTTTTTTAAAGGGATGATCGTACAAGAAGAAGGAAACGTTGATTGGAAACTGACGATGCTTGCCATATTCATTTTTGTCTTTATTGTGATTCTGTCAATTAAAGCAAAAGGATGGGGAAGGCAGTTTTCACTCTTGATCGGCATTATTGTTGGCTGGGGTGTGTTCGCCATGTTCGGTGGGGCTACCAACCCTGTTGGACAGAGAAATCTTAAAAGTGTAGCTGTACCAGAACTATTTTCATGGGGACCACCTGCGATCAACGGTAGTATCATCCTTGCGACTATTCTTTTTTCTTTTACCCTGATTCTAAACAATATTGCAGCTATTGATTCGATGTATGATGTTTATGATGGAGAGAAAATCAATAAACAAGACAGTATAAGAAGAGGGTTTGTTGTCGGAGGAATCAATCATTGGTTATCGTCCATTTTCTCTGCTCTTGCCATTGTGCCCTTACCGGTTACATCCGGTTTCGTACAAACGACGAAACAAAGAAGCGGTCTGCCATTTCTTATAGCAGCAGGCAGTTTATTACTCATATCCTTTATGCCACCAGTGGTGCATGCAGTATCTACTTTGCCTGTAGCCGTTGCAAGTGCAGCGTTGCTTTCAACAATTGTGAATATGTTTATCATTTCGGTAAAGAAGATAACTTCGATTGAGTTGAAGCAAAGGGAGTTATCGATCATTGGTATTTCACTTTTGGGTGGCACGAGTCTCTTCTTTCAATCTCCGGATCTTTTCAAAGACCTTCCGAGTTCGCTTCAAATTGTAATGAGTAATGGGTTGATCGTGGGGACAGTTGTAGTGTTTGCTCTTAATTTAATATGGCGTAATAACTAA